The nucleotide sequence GAGGCCGGCAAATCCTCGCCCACCCTGCCCGACACCGCTCCGCGCATGCCCCGCGTGGATGCCGGGCCCGTGTACGAGCTGCGCATTTACGCTGCCGCTGAAGATCGGCTCGGCCACTTGATCAAGCGCTTCCGCGAACATACCGATCGCCTTTTCCGCAAACACAAGATGGAACCCGTCGCCTACTGGCTGCCCACCGACGGCACCGCCAAGGAGAAGCGGCGCTTTGTGTACATTCTCAAACATCCCTCCCGCTATGCCGCCTATCAAAACTGGAACGCCTTCACGCACGATCCCGAATGGAAACGCGGCGTGCTGGAAAAGCCCGAATTCCAGCGCCTGCTCAGCGAACGCCCCGAGAGCATGTTCCTCACGCCGAAAGCATTTGCCAACACCTCACCCCGCAGCATCAACCCCGGCCTCTTTGAGCTGCGAACCGCCACCGCGGCCAAAGGCAAACTGACCGCTCTCTACAACCGCCACGAACAAGACACCCGCCTGCAACTCAAGCATGGCATGCGCCCTATCGGCAGCTGGTTCGCCTACGACAAACCGGAATCGGAAAACACACTGTACACCCTTGTCCATCACAGCACACGCACCCAAGCCGACCTCAACTGGAAAGCATTCAATGCCGATCCGGCTCGGAAAAAACAGGCAGGGAATTTCACTAAAAAAACGGAACGACTCTTCCTCAAGCCGCTGGAGTTTTCTCCGTTACAATAAACGACCAACGCCGCGAAACAACAGCTGGCGAATCACCCGGTTGGGGCCTGTAATTACCCTGCTTCTTCGGTCGATTAACTTTTTGGATGGACTTGATCCGGCCAGGTGAAAGTAGTTTTTTATCGGGCATGTTGAACTTGGCTTTGTGTTTGTACTGTTCACCCACCACTTGACGGGATTTACCGCGGGCGGGTGGGATAATCCATTCCGCTCCGTCGACGTTCTCCGGGCCTTTTACCCATGTCTCGAGTAGTTCGTGGAGGTCGTCTTTGAGGCTACCGGGTTTGTTGGGGGGCATGTGCGCATTGGGTTCCCAGCCGTTTTGCAGAAATAATTCCAAGGTTTTCATACCCACACGATGACAGTCAAAACAGGCATTCCCCTTGATATGCATCGTGCGCATATCCCAGTTTTCACCGCCCATGACGTAGTAGGGCGACTTTTCGTCGAGCTTGGGCACAACCGTCTTTTTGGTTCCGGGAATGAGTGCAGCATCAATGAAGGGATTATGGATAAAGGGGTCATTTTGGTGACACTGCACGCACTGTACCGTGCGCGGAGTCACAAAGGCTTTGTTGAATTCATTGGGATCATCAATGCCCGGCAATGTGCCGCGCATGCGCAGGGTGCCTTTATCAAGCCTAACCCATGGGTTGACGTTATCGCTGCTTTCGAAGAATGCCGTGGCACCGGTCTTATAATTATACCCAATCATCTGCACCGAACCGATTACCTTACGATGGTTGTAGCTGGAATTTCGCCCAAAGCTGACCCACACCACGGCAGGCATGGGCTCCCCTTTTGCCGTGCGCCCTTCATACCGTTGCAGCGTGGAACCGGACACCGTCGCCTTACCGAGGTAACTGGGATTATCGAGTTTGCGCCCGAGATTGCCAAACTTCCGCTTGCCATTGACGAACAGCGGAATCTCCACGGACTCATCCAGATTCACCTTCGGGGGCACGCCCAGTTCTGGCTCCACCAGCTTGGCATACTCAAAGGCGTTCTTGGGAAAATGATGCGTCGCATCTTTGCCGTTCTTTTTTAACTGGCCCGCCACACGGAACCATTCCGCGATTGCCTCCGCCTCAGTCATCTTCCCAGCGGCCACGGCTGCTTTGAGTTTTCGACCAAGCGATTCAAGGTCTATTATTTCATCTGCCACCAGCGATAAGGATAGCATCAATGCTGACATCGCCGCACAGATGATGTTTTTAAACCTCAATAACTTCATTACTTGGCGGGAATGATTCCCATCTTATGCACCTGCAGGCCAACCGAATCCCAGAGGGAGTGGCACCAGATGGCCTCGACCTTTAGGTCGAAGGCGTTTTTCGGAAAGTACTTGGCCAATTTTTGGAGCGTCGGCGAGAGTTTGTAATCCGCGGGGTTTAACGTCACGTCAAATGGCTGGCCGGCCTCAAACTTTTCCTCGGGCACAATCATCTCGAAATGGCCGCCGAAATCGCCGTTGGCGCGGCGGAGGGTGACGCCGAACCAAATCGCGTGCGGCGTGTCCATTTGGCCGCGAATGCGAATGCTCGAGCCGGGCTGGAGAATGACCGGCGGATGGTCCGTGCGCGAGACGGCCATGGCGATGGTGTAAATGGTGCGCTGCTGTTCATCGAGCGCGGCGGGGATGGTGTAGGGCACCGCCTTCAGGTGTGTGGGCTGTCCTGCACGGGCGGGAGTCCAGTCGCCTTGCGTGCCCTTGGCGCCGCGCTCAAGGTCGCTGGCCCATTGGCTGACATTGTCCGGCAGTTGCTCCGGCTCCAGTTCGCGGTCCAGCGCGGCCACCACCTGATGCTTGGCGGGCACGTCAACAGACTTGCTGTCGCTCAAGCGCGTGGCGCGCACGCTGCCTTCGCTGACGGTGAGCGTCGCCGCGGTCGGCCCGGCGTCCACGCTGAAGCGCGTGCCGAGCACCTCGAACGTCGCCGTGCGCGTCTGGACGAGCATCGGTTTGTCTTTCGGCTGAGGGCGGACATTGGCCGAGAAGCCGCCTTCCTTGAGGCGCAGTTTTTTTTGGCCATCATCGGAAAATGTGAGCATGGAGTTGCCGGAGATCACCACGGTTGAGCCGTCCTTGAATTTCAGCTCAAACCACGCGTCCGGCGTCATGCCTTCGATCGTGCCGCCACCCAGCGGGTCGCCTTCTTTCAAATTATTGCGCACTATGCCGCGATCACCGGTGTACATCAGCGAACCGCTCAAGCCTTTAATGGTGGCGATGGGCTCGGGGCCCTTGGCCTGGGCAACCAGCGGAGGCGCAGGTTGGTTTGGCTCTTGCACGAGCGCGTTGATGAAAAATCCGATCATCACCAGTGCCGCCATGGCGAGCAGCGGGCGCACGTAGGAAGGCTGCGGTTGCGGCACGATGACTTTGTCCATCGCGGTGAAATCCGGCATGGCGAGCTGCGCGTTGAGCGCCTCGTGCAGGTCCATGAACGCGTGATACTCATCGGCGGCGGCGGGTTCGTCGCGGAGAATGTCGTTCAGCCGCGCGGTCTCCGCCTCGGTCAACTCGCCATCGACCAGCCGGTTCAGCAGCGTGTCCAGTTCCTCACGCCAAGGTTCGATTTTTTCACTCATACTTTTTCTTCCTGTAAACGGGTTTGCACACAATCGCGCAGACTGCGGCGGAGTCGGTGCAGCTTCACGCGCACGGCCACGACTTTCTTTCCGATTTCGCGCGCCAATTGTTCCATCGACAGCTCGCGCTCGTAGCGCAGCTTCATCAATTCCTGATTGTCGTCAGACATTTTCGCGTAGCAATGGCGCAGATGGCGCAACATGCCTTCCCGCATTTCGTTTTCGTCTTCGCGCTCGTCGATGGCGGCGATCACGTCCTCAGTAAACACCAGCCGGTCGCCCGCGAGCGTTTTGCGGTAGGACAAAATCTGGTAGTGGGCGACGGTGGCGGCCCAGGCGTTAAAATTGGTACCGAGCTCGAAATCATCGGCCTTGCGGCAGAGCACGAGGTTGGTCTGCTGTAACACTTCCATCGCCTGATCGCGGTTCGCCATGCGGCGGTAAATGTAGCCATACAACCGCTGCTGGCACTGCGTCAGCTCGAGGATAAAGTCGTCAGACAAATTCATCGGCACATTGGACACGCCCAACGCTACGCCCGGGCCGGCGTCCTTCCAATTAGATAAAGCCAGAAACGTCCGGATGTTACGGGCTTTTTCTTGTGCAAAACTCTGAAGACGGCCACCGTAACCTTTTGCCCCCACGGTATATATATTATGCGACACGGCATGACACGTATTGGCACATCGATTTGGCCCTGTTTTTTCGGTATTTGGATCCTGTTGACCGCGCCGTTGGTCGGCGCGGATACAAAGCCCGGCAATGCTCCGGGCAAATCTATTGAGCAAAAAACAAAGATCCATCGGCTGGACACTCAGGAACGTGCGCCGTACGACGCGTTCATTTACTTGAACCGCATCCCTGCCAAGGCCGATGAGGGCGAGGGGCCGGGGGACTTTACCGCGCGGGTCTTCAGCCGACTCGCCAATCAGGAGGGGCGCATTCTCATCAAGCTGCCGCAGGGCATGACTCGCGAAGCGTATCTTGGCTACAAAATCTTCCTCAGCACCGACGCCAAGGTAAGCAACGGCAACTGCGTCTCCTGCCATGCGCCGGAGAAGTTCACCGACTTCAAACTGCACACGCTCAACGTCGACAGCCCACCGCGGCCCACGCCGTCCCTACGCAACCTCGCCAAGCGCAAGGTGGATCTCGCCAAGGCGTTGCGGTCCAAGCTCGCCGCCGCCAAGGCGCCCGACGCGCCCAAGGCCTACCGCAACATTCATTTGAACAAGACCGACCTCGGCCATCTGGAGGCGTTCCTCAAGCAACTCAACGACGTCGACGACAAGGCCTTCCGCAAACTCATCCTGAACGCAAAGATTTTAGATTCCTCGAAGGAACTTGAACCATAAAACGGACTCGCAGGCTCGTCCCTCCAAGGAGGCGGCTTGAATGGAGGGACGAGCCTGCGAGTCCGAATGCCACTGAATATTTTGAACAAACGAATGAAAATGAAACTCACCCTCACCCTCGCAGCACTGGCGCTTTCGGTTTCGTTGGCGTCGGCCAAGGAAATCCACGGCACGGTCACGCAGGACGGCAAAGGCGTGGGCGGCGTGTTCGTCTCCGCGCACGACACGGAAAACCGCAAAGCCACCGGCGTGTTTACCGCCGCCGACGGCACCTACGCCATCGACGGCCTGCGCGACAAGGATTACCGGGTGCGCGCCCGGCAAAAGGGCCTCAACGATGTGTGGCTCGATGATGTCTCTGCCGGCTCCAAGGACATTGAGATCAAGATGACCGCCGCCACCGGCTGGAAGCTCGAACGCCAACGTACCGCCGACAGTGCCTTCAGCATGATGAAGTTTGATAACCAACGCGATAAACTGAACTTCAAAATGTTCTGCGCCTACTGCCACCAAATCGGCACGGCCGCCTTCCGCACGCCGGAGGAACCGGTGGACTGGGAGACGATGATTCGCCGCATGGACGGCTTCGGCGGTCTGTACCCACACACCAAGCGCACCATCGTGAATCGCATCATGAACACGTACAAAGGGGAAGCCGTGGACCAATGGCCCCAGTACGTCCCGCCCTCCGCGCCTGCCGGTGCGGCTACCAAGGCGAAGATTACCTGGTGGGAAATGGGCAAACGCTACGAGTCGCAATACCACGACATCGACCTCAGCCCGGACGGCCGCCTCATTTATGCGCTGAACATCACCAAAGGATACATGGTAACCGTGGATGTAAAAACCGACGAGCAGGTGTATCGGAAATTCCCGCGTGGTTCTTATGGCCCGCATTCCATTGAGCCGGATAACGATGGTCATATGTGGGTGACGATGTGTGCCTCAGGCCAAATGGCAAAGTACGACATCCACAAGAAAGAGTTTGAAGTTTACAGCAGCGCCGAGGCGCCGGCCAAACGCGGCGGTTACCCGCACACGTTGCGCGTGAATCCGCAGGATCCGGAGGGACTCATTTGGTACACCGATGCCGGCCGCAACTCCGTGTTTTCGCTTCATCCGAAGACCAAGCACGTCAAGGAATACCACCTCCTCAGTGCAGGACAAGCGGTGGCCGCCGGCAAGGGCGAGAGCCGCGGCATCACGCCTTACGGCATCGATTTCTCACCGGTCGACGGCATGATCTGGTACAGCAAGCTCAACGGCAACCGCATCGGCCGCATTGATCCGAGCAAGCCCGACGGCAACATCAAGGAATGGAACCCGCCCTTCCGCGGGCCGCGCCGCCTGCACGTGGCGCCCGATGGCATCATCTGGGTGCCCGGCTTCGCCTCCGGCGTGTTTGCGAAGTTCGATCCTGCCACGGAAAAATGGACGGTTTACGATCTGCCCAACAAGGACAACCAAATCCCCTATGCGCTCAACGTCGCGCCCAACGGCATGGTGTGGATCTGCGGCACGGGCGACGACACCATCCACCGGTTCAATCCAAAAACTGAAATCCTCGTCACCTATCCGCTGCCCAATCGCGTGAGCTACACGCGGGAGATTGAGTTTGATGCCGACGGCAATGTGTGGACGCCTACCAGCGGCCCGTCGCGCCACATGGAAACCGGCTACGGCGCGATCATTAAGATCGAACCCAACGACCTCAGCGACGCCGGTGGCCGCAAGCTCAAGGGCTACATGCCCGACCGCAGCAAGCTCACCTACGAGCAACCGCGTCCGGTCAACTACAACGGCCCCAACGCCAAGCTGTTGCAGAAGATTGCCCAAACCAAGCTGCCGCAAGCCTACCTCAACGGCAAGCATCAGCCCTACGTTGATGCCACGTACAAGAAGCTTAACGACAAACAAAAACACCGCATCCACATTCTGTGGCAGGAGAAACGCAAAGCGGATCCGGATATGCCCAACGCCGGCCAGCACTTCGTCCGCATCATGGAATACGTGGCTAACAACGAGAAATAATCATGCGCACTTTCACCCTCCTTTTCCTGTCCGCCGTCACGGCGATTGGGGCAGACATTTCCGGCGTCATCAAGCTTGATGGCCCGCAACCCAAACGCCCGCCGCTGCCGCTCACGCCCGAGAGCCGTAAGCTCTACGAAGGCCAGCCTTATCCGCACGATGAAGTGGAGCTGATCAGTGCCAAGGGCGAGATCAAAAATGTGTTCGTCTACATCCGCAAAGGCCTGCCCGCCGGCAAGACCTACGCCGCGCCCAAGAAGGCCGCCCTACTCGATCAGCAGCGCTCGATGTTTCGTCCACGCATTCAGGGGCTGTTCGTCGGTCAGGATTTCGCCATGCGCAATAGCGATCCGATCATCCACAACGTGCGCTCGCTTTCGCAGGAAAATCGTCCCTTCAATATCGCCCAACCCGCCGGCACGCCGGACCGCTTAAAGCGGTTCAGCGATCAGGAAGGCCCGATCGAATTGCGGTGCGATTATCACCGCTGGATGCGCGCGTTCATTTTTGTGATGGAACATCCCTTCTTTGCCGTTACCGACGCGCAGGGGCGTTTCTCCATCAAGAACCTTCCCCCCGGCGAATACGTGCTGGCCACCTGGCACGAGTCGTTTGGCGAAAATAAACAGACCCTCAAGGTCGGCCCCGACGGATTACAGAACGCGAACTTCACTTATAAACCGAAAAAAGGACTAAACTTCGAATGAGAATCTTAAGCCTCACCCTGCTCGCGCTGCTGCAGGTTTCCCTGAACGCAGCGCCCAAGAAAATCGGGCACCCTTCCTTCCTCAGCCCACACGCCCGACCGATCCTCGTGCACGAAGGCCGAGTGTTTGTAGCCAATACGCCTTCGGACACCGTGGACGTGATCGATACGCAATCGCGAAAAATCATCCGACGCATTGATGTGGGCATCGATCCCGTCAGCCTTGCCCTGCGCCCCGACGGCCGGGAGCTGTGGGTGGCCAATCACGTGTCCGACTCGGTCAGCGTCATCGACACCAATCCCCAGAGTCGCACCTACCTGCGTGTGGTGGATACCGTGCAGGATTTTGATTTGCGCACCAAGACCACCCGCTTTGATGAACCGGTCGGCATTGCCTTTGCCAGTAACGAGAAGGCGTATGTCGCGTTATCGTCAGAAAACCGCATTGCCATCATCAACGTCCGCACGCGCAAGGTCACGCGGCACCTGAACATCTCCGCGCAGGATCCCCGCGCCATCGTCGTGCGCCAAGGCCGCCTGTACGTCATTCCGTTTGAGTCGAACAACAAGTCTCAGCTTTCCGGCGGGTACAAGATCGACGGCGACCTCGTCACTTTCAACGCCCATGAGCATTCCATTGCCAACAACAACGTACTGTCGCTCGGCCACAAGACCGACATCGTGAAGCACCCGCGCGTGCCCGACCGCGACCTGTACGTGTACGACACGAAGACCGACCGCCTCATCACCACGGTCGACACCCTCGGCACCCTGCTGTACGGCATGGCGGTGGATTCCGAAGGCACGGTGTTCATCGCGCAAACCGATGCGCGCAACGAGGTCA is from Limisphaerales bacterium and encodes:
- a CDS encoding FecR domain-containing protein, which produces MSEKIEPWREELDTLLNRLVDGELTEAETARLNDILRDEPAAADEYHAFMDLHEALNAQLAMPDFTAMDKVIVPQPQPSYVRPLLAMAALVMIGFFINALVQEPNQPAPPLVAQAKGPEPIATIKGLSGSLMYTGDRGIVRNNLKEGDPLGGGTIEGMTPDAWFELKFKDGSTVVISGNSMLTFSDDGQKKLRLKEGGFSANVRPQPKDKPMLVQTRTATFEVLGTRFSVDAGPTAATLTVSEGSVRATRLSDSKSVDVPAKHQVVAALDRELEPEQLPDNVSQWASDLERGAKGTQGDWTPARAGQPTHLKAVPYTIPAALDEQQRTIYTIAMAVSRTDHPPVILQPGSSIRIRGQMDTPHAIWFGVTLRRANGDFGGHFEMIVPEEKFEAGQPFDVTLNPADYKLSPTLQKLAKYFPKNAFDLKVEAIWCHSLWDSVGLQVHKMGIIPAK
- a CDS encoding carboxypeptidase regulatory-like domain-containing protein, coding for MKMKLTLTLAALALSVSLASAKEIHGTVTQDGKGVGGVFVSAHDTENRKATGVFTAADGTYAIDGLRDKDYRVRARQKGLNDVWLDDVSAGSKDIEIKMTAATGWKLERQRTADSAFSMMKFDNQRDKLNFKMFCAYCHQIGTAAFRTPEEPVDWETMIRRMDGFGGLYPHTKRTIVNRIMNTYKGEAVDQWPQYVPPSAPAGAATKAKITWWEMGKRYESQYHDIDLSPDGRLIYALNITKGYMVTVDVKTDEQVYRKFPRGSYGPHSIEPDNDGHMWVTMCASGQMAKYDIHKKEFEVYSSAEAPAKRGGYPHTLRVNPQDPEGLIWYTDAGRNSVFSLHPKTKHVKEYHLLSAGQAVAAGKGESRGITPYGIDFSPVDGMIWYSKLNGNRIGRIDPSKPDGNIKEWNPPFRGPRRLHVAPDGIIWVPGFASGVFAKFDPATEKWTVYDLPNKDNQIPYALNVAPNGMVWICGTGDDTIHRFNPKTEILVTYPLPNRVSYTREIEFDADGNVWTPTSGPSRHMETGYGAIIKIEPNDLSDAGGRKLKGYMPDRSKLTYEQPRPVNYNGPNAKLLQKIAQTKLPQAYLNGKHQPYVDATYKKLNDKQKHRIHILWQEKRKADPDMPNAGQHFVRIMEYVANNEK
- a CDS encoding sigma-70 family RNA polymerase sigma factor; this encodes MNLSDDFILELTQCQQRLYGYIYRRMANRDQAMEVLQQTNLVLCRKADDFELGTNFNAWAATVAHYQILSYRKTLAGDRLVFTEDVIAAIDEREDENEMREGMLRHLRHCYAKMSDDNQELMKLRYERELSMEQLAREIGKKVVAVRVKLHRLRRSLRDCVQTRLQEEKV